The genomic window GGGCAGACTGTGTGGGCTACGCAGCGACAGCCCACTGGGGCTCCCGGGTGGGCCCTGAGGGAGGTGGAGCCCGCAGGGGGCGGGTGAGGGGTAGTGCGCCAACAGCTTGTCGGCTACGGGCAAGGCGGTGTGGTTCCTCAGGTGCCCGAGCAGCTCCTCGGAGGTGGCAAACCGTTTCTCGCAGGGTCCGCTTGCCGACACCCAGTTGCAGGCATGGGGCCGGGGGTCGCTGTGCAGCATGAAGCCGTAGGTGTACAGGGGGGGTGTGGAGACAGTGCTGAGGACTGGCGAGGGCAGCGGGGCTGACGGGTATACCAGCGGGAACCCAGCCTTCAGGGAGGTGGGGTCGGGGAGGCAGGACGAGCAGCCGGTGGTTCCGAGCGGGGGGGTCCCGTGATAGCTCAGGCAGTAGGGGTCCCGGCAGAGCCCCTGGATGAAGGAGGGGGGCGAGGCCCCGGTCAGTGGACTGGAGTTGGCTGACTTGCCGGCAGAGAGGGGAGGGCAGCCGGTCAGTGAGCCCCCCACCACGGCCGGCTTGGGCTCCACACTGCCCACCAGCGGAGAGGGGAAGGCTGGGGAGTAGGTGCCCACTATCGACGCCGGGTAACCCATGCTGGAGGGGGGCAGAGCGTAGACGGAGTGTCCTGGCTTGTACGGTGAGACGGGGGCCACGTGGCCGGACACCAGGCCACCGCCCCCTCCGCTGACCTCCCCTTTAGCCACACTGGGTGTGTCCCTAGGCTGGCCGGGCTCGGCTCTGCTGTGGGAGGTGCTGACGGGGGAACGTTCCTGGCACGCTCTGCTCTCAGCCTCATTCCTCTCCTCCGCCTCCCCAGCCTTGGGGTCAACGTGTGCTGAGGGGCTGGGGGCTGGCAGGGAGGGCGGCCGGCCCGGGAAGGACTGGCAAGGGCCGCCCGGCGCCCGGAACCCAGCCTTGTCTGCACCTCCCTCGGTGCCTTCTCCCACCTTGGAGTAGGGCTTGAAGCTGGACTTGTCCTCGGCTCCCGCCTCCCCCAACTTCAGGGAGCCGACAGAGCGGGGCGGTTCCTTCTCGCTGGGGGCCACCGAGCCCAGCTTGCCGGACGGCTGAGGGTCGGGCTTTCCGATCTGCGAGCAGGTCTGAGCCAGCAGGGCCAGCGGGCTCTTCTTGGCATCCAGctgtagggagagagaggggcagagtcaggagggcagcaccaggggggagagaggggcagagtcaggagggcagcaccaggggggagagaggggcagagtcaggagggcagcaccagggggggagagaggggcagagtcaggagggcagcaccaggggggagagaggggcagagtcaggagggcagcaccagggggggagagaggggcagagtcaggagggcagcaccgggtgggggggggagagaggggcagagtcaggagggcagcaccgggagggggggagagaggggcagagtcaggagggcagcaccgggggggggagagaggggcagagtcaggagggcagcaccggggggggggggagagaggggcagagtcaggagggcagcaccgggggggggggagtcaggtGGGcagcaccgggggggggggagagagaggggcagagtcaggagggcagcaccgggggggggaaggggagagtcaggagggcagcaccgggagggggggagagaggggcagagtcaggagggcagcaccagggggggagagaggggcagagtcaggagggcagcaccagggggggagagaggggcagagtcaggagggcagcaccagggggggagagaggggcagagtcaggagggcagcaccagggggggagagaggggcagtcaggagggcagcaccagggggggagagaggggcagagtcaggagggcagcaccgggggggggagagaggggcagagtcaggagggcagcaccgggagggggggagagaggggcagagtcaggagggcagcaccgggggggggggagagaggggcagagtcaggagggcagcaccggggggggggggggagagaggggcagagtcaggagggcagcaccgggggggggggagagaggggcagagtcaggagggcagcaccggggggggggggagtcaggtGGGcagcaccgggggggggggggagagagaggggcagagtcaggagggcagcaccggggggggggaaggggagagtcaggagggcagcaccagggggaaaggggagagagggggggagtcAGGAGGGCAGCAcgggggggaaaggggagagaggggagagtcaggagggcagcaccggggggaaaggggagagaggggagagtcaggagggcagcaccggggggaaaggggagagaggagggagtcaGGAGGGCAGCActgggggaaaggggagagaggggtgagtcaggagggcagcaccgggggggggggggagagaggggcagagtcaggagggcagcaccggggggggggggagagaggggcagagtcaggagggcagcaccggggggggggggagtcaggtGGGcagcaccgggggggggggggagagagaggggcagagtcaggagggcagcaccggggggggggaaggggagagtcaggagggcagcaccagggggaaaggggagagagggggggagtcAGGAGGGCAGCAcgggggggaaaggggagagaggggagagtcaggagggcagcaccggggggaaaggggagagaggggagagtcaggagggcagcaccggggggaaaggggagagaggagggagtcaGGAGGGCAGCActgggggaaaggggagagaggggtgagtcAGGAGGGCAGCacaggggggaaaggggagagaggggggagtcaGGAGGGCAGCACTGGGggaaaagggagagaggggggagtcaGGAGGGCAGCACTGGGggaaaagggagagagggggagtcaGGAGGGCAGCACAGgggggaaaggagagagaggggggagtcaGGAGGGCAGCActggggggaaaggggagagaggggggagtgaggagggcagcaccatggggaaaggggagagtcagGGGGGCAGCactgggggggaaggggagagggggttaGTCAGGAGGGCAGCacagggggggagagggaagacatgctctcttctcattcctcccatcagggaggaggagcaGGGACCTGAAGACTTGCCTCAATGTTTTacaagcagcttcttcccctcagccaccagatttctcagaatcagaatcaggtttattatcactgtgaaatttgttgttttgtagcagcagtgcagtgccATACATTATACATTAATTTAATTACAATGTGAAATCT from Hypanus sabinus isolate sHypSab1 chromosome 1, sHypSab1.hap1, whole genome shotgun sequence includes these protein-coding regions:
- the LOC132388362 gene encoding zinc finger protein 703-A-like — encoded protein: MRQSARGAGAGVGAEPERSLKSPEPGAASRRPPVLSMLSAHILHSDYMQPVPAAPLSPIELDAKKSPLALLAQTCSQIGKPDPQPSGKLGSVAPSEKEPPRSVGSLKLGEAGAEDKSSFKPYSKVGEGTEGGADKAGFRAPGGPCQSFPGRPPSLPAPSPSAHVDPKAGEAEERNEAESRACQERSPVSTSHSRAEPGQPRDTPSVAKGEVSGGGGGLVSGHVAPVSPYKPGHSVYALPPSSMGYPASIVGTYSPAFPSPLVGSVEPKPAVVGGSLTGCPPLSAGKSANSSPLTGASPPSFIQGLCRDPYCLSYHGTPPLGTTGCSSCLPDPTSLKAGFPLVYPSAPLPSPVLSTVSTPPLYTYGFMLHSDPRPHACNWVSASGPCEKRFATSEELLGHLRNHTALPVADKLLAHYPSPAPCGLHLPQGPPGSPSGLSLRSPHSLPLGRYHPYGKSHLPTPSSTALSLPVTNPYYSPYSFYGQQLTSASTLGYQ